From the Chitinophagales bacterium genome, the window TTGTAAGCTGCTTTATTTCATCTTCAAAATCCTGTTCTATATAATTTATAGGATGCTGAACTCCTTGTTGCTTCAATAATTCTAACTTGGAACTGCTACCTGCTGTTGAAAAAATTTCACAACCTCTCCATTTTGCAAACTGTATGAGTGCGCTGCCCACGCCACCTGCTCCTGAATGAATAAGCACCTTATTGCCGGGAAACAAATTTACGGCAACAGCTGCTGCATAGTATGCTGTGCAATATTGCGTGGTAAGTGCGGTGGCGTCAGCAAATGAGATATTCTCCGGAATTTTTGCAGCAGCTCGCGCATCGGTAACTGCGTATTCGGCATAGCCACCAAAACGTGTCATGGCGGTAACTCGGTCGCCAACAAGCAGGTGTGTTACACCACTGCCAACTTGCTCTACTGTTCCTGCAACATCGTAGCCCAAGAGAGCCGGAATTGGCGGAGCATCTTGGTACATGCCTTTACGCGCCATTACATCTGCAAAGTTTAATCCAAAGGAATGTACTTTTATGAGCACTTCATGTGCTTTTGGAAATGGTTTTTCGGTTTCGCGTAGTTTAAATGCGCTATTGCTTGCTCCGGTATTAACTAAGTAAATCGCCTTCATTTTTTTTAAATAGATAGACGAACAAGGTAGCAAATTATTTAAAGAGAAATTACGTGGTGGCGTAATGCGCTTTAAAATAGGCAACTGTAATTTCTAAGCCATCTCGAAAACTGAATTTTGGGTCGTAGCCAAGTAAGCGATTGGCTTTAGAAATATCGGCCAATGAATTTTCTATATCGCCCTTACGGGGTTCACGATAGGTAGGTT encodes:
- a CDS encoding zinc-binding dehydrogenase gives rise to the protein MKAIYLVNTGASNSAFKLRETEKPFPKAHEVLIKVHSFGLNFADVMARKGMYQDAPPIPALLGYDVAGTVEQVGSGVTHLLVGDRVTAMTRFGGYAEYAVTDARAAAKIPENISFADATALTTQYCTAYYAAAVAVNLFPGNKVLIHSGAGGVGSALIQFAKWRGCEIFSTAGSSSKLELLKQQGVQHPINYIEQDFEDEIKQLTKGEGVDVIFDAVGGSYVRKGFRSLAAGGRIVCYGAADLSSKNIFGKISALLAFGIYHPVMFMTSSKGIIGLNMLRIADNKPEALQHCLNQVIQLTEQGVFKPTIGKVFNASEIAAAHDFLESRKSTGKIAVTW